One Formosa agariphila KMM 3901 genomic window, CAAGATTTTGCACTTTGGAAAAAAGCAGAACCTCAGCATATTATGCGTTGGCCTTCGCCTTGGAGCGATGGTTTTCCTGGATGGCATTTAGAATGTACAGCCATGAGCACAAAGTATCTAGGTGAACATTTTGATATTCATGGAGGTGGAATGGATTTAAAATTCCCGCACCACGAATGCGAAATTGCTCAAGCAGAAGCTTGCAATCATCAAACACCAGTTAACTATTGGATGCATGCCAACATGTTAATCATGAATGGTAAAAAGATGGCAAAATCTACTGGAAATTACATTCTGCCTGAAGAAATTTTCACTGGAGAAAACAAAAACATCTCGCAACCGTTTAGCGCAAGTGTAGCTCGTTTTTTCATGTTACAAGCCCATTACCGTAGTATTCTAGATTTTACGAATAACGGATTGTTAGCAAGTGAAAAGGGATTTAATAGATTAATGGATGCCATTTCAGATTTAGACACGCTTAAAACAAGCGGAACCTCATCTATAAATATAGCCGATTGGAAACAGAAATGCTACGACGCTATGAACGATGATTTTAATTCACCAATTCTTATAGCTAATTTGTTTGAAGCTGTAAAATTCATCAATCAATTAAAAGATGGAAAAGCAACACTAACTGAAGCCGATTTACAAGAATTAAAAGATACCATGAGCACCTTTACATTCGATATTTTAGGGTTGGTTCACGGATCTCAAACAGAACCAGGAGAAGACAAATTAACTGGAGCTGTAGATTTACTTATAAAATTACGTCAAGAAGCGCGAGCAAATAAAGATTTCGCTTTATCTGATAAAATTCGAGATGAACTTGCTGCCGTTGGCATACAACTTAACGACGGAAAGGATGGTACAACATTCTCGACCAATTAAAAACATAACACGGACAAGCTTTTTAACTTGTCCGTTTTTTTATATTTCAATGAAACGTTTGTTAATTGCTCCATTTTTATTCTTAATTAAGATATACCAAACCCTTATATCTCCTTTAACACCTGCGTCTTGTCGTTACCACCCAACATGCTCACAATACACCAAAGAGGCACTCACCAAACACGGTTTATTTAAAGGCGGTTGGTTAAGTATAAAGCGCATTTTTAGTTGCCATCCATGGGGCGGATCAGGTTACGATCCCGTACCCTAAAATTTAAATAGTTGTTAACGCACTATATTTTTTTAATACCTGAGCAAATGTCTATATTTACTCATTGAAAACGAAACACTATGCATTTTTTAAAATTCAACTGGAATCCTACATCAGGAATTGAAATCATTGGAAACTTCCAACTTCATTTTTATAGCCTTATGTGGGTTACTGCTTTTCTTTTAGGGTTTCAGGTAATGAAACGTATTTACGTAAAAGAAAAAGTTTCTCTCGAATACTTAGATCCATTATTTATATACACCGTTTTAGCCACTATGTTTGGTGCGCGTTTAGGTCATGTTATTTTTTATCAGCCTGAATTATTTAAAGACGATTTTCTAAGCATATTCTTGCCTATACGAACAAATCCAACTTTCGAATTCACAGGATTCCAAGGTTTAGCAAGTCATGGTGCAGCTATTGGTATAATTATCGGTATGTATTTATATCGAAAAAAGTACAACTATAAATCTATAATGTGGATTTTAGACCGCATTGTAATCCCGGTTTCATTGGGTGCTATATTTATTAGAATTGGAAACTTTATCAATTCGGAAATTATAGGAAAAGTAACAAATTCTAACCTAGGTGTTCGTTTTATTCAAGACGAATACAGTAAGCGCGAAGCGGTACAACTTACAGGGATTAAAGACCCTAAAGGTGCTTATAATGCCATTGCACATAATCCGGAATTTAAAAATTTACTAGATGCTGTACCTTACAGACACGCTGCCCAGTTATACGAAGCAGGTTGTTATGTATTTGTATTCTTAATCTTATGGGTAATATATACTAAAACAAATAAAAAAGACAACCCTGGTTTCTTATTCGGATTATTTTTAGTGTTACTATGGACGGTTAGATTCTTTGTGGAATTTGTAAAAGAAGCACAAGTTGATGAACGTGCAACGTGGGCATTAAACACTGGACAATGGTTAAGTATACCTTTTATATTAGTAGGATTCTATTTTATGTTTGTATATAAAGGCAACTCTAAAACCGTATAATCTGTAAATATGAAGCTAAATAAATTCATTGTTCCTGCGCTTTTAATGGGATTAGCAACCTTACATTTTTCTTGCAAAGACGAAAAAAAAGTAAACATTGCCCCAACAGAAATATCTTTTAAGAAAGAAGGAGAATTAACACTTTACAAGGCTAAAACAGACTCGGTAATAAAACGTTTAAACATTGAAATTGCAGATACTGAATACGACAGAGAAACAGGCTTAATGTATAGGTCTTCTATGAAAACTAACAACGCCATGTTGTTTGTCTTTCCAAACGAAGAGCAGCGTTCATTTTACATGAAAAATACTCAAATAGCCTTAGATATTATTTATATAGGAGAAAATCAAAACATTGTAAGTATTGCAAAATATGCCAAACCTATGGACGATGCCTCAATTTTATCTTACAAACCCGCCATGTACGTTTTAGAAGTCAATGCTGGGTTAGCTGATGCATGGCAGCTTAAAGCAGGTGATTCCATCGCATTTACTAAGTAAAGTCAATATTAACCTTATAAATAAAACACATAAAAAAAGCAGGATTAAATTTTAAAAGATTTAATCCTGCTTTTTTCCTTTCAGAACTTATTTAGCGATTCTTTATTCTAAATCAAGACCACCGTGTTTCCATTCTGAAATACCACCTTGCAAGTCAAAAACCTTAACAAAACCAGCGGCTTTAAGTTTTTCAGCACATTTAGCACTTCGTCTTCCGCTATGACAATATAATGCCACAGGCTTACTTTTATCTAATTTTAAAATATCTTCTTCAAAAGTATCCGAGTTATAATCAATATGTTGTGAATTGGCTATATAACCACGAGTAAGACGTTCTTCTTGAGACCTTAAATCTACCAATTGCACGTCGTCTGCACTTATTAAAGTCTGCATTTCTTCAGGAGTAACAGCTTCAATAACCCCATGATCTCGATTGTTACAAGCTGTAAACAATACAACTATAAAACAATAAATTAAACTTAATTTCTTCATTTAATTATTTTACCTTTCTTCAACCTCACCGGCCCATTCGTTAAAACCACCTAGTAAATTATATGAGTTTTCGATTCCTAATTGATCCATGATTTCGCAAGCTTTACCACTTCGCGCTCCTGATCGGCAATACACATAATAGTTTTTAGTTTTATCTAATTCGTCTAATTGATTTACAAATTCTTGTCCTAAATAAAAATCGATATGTTTAGCATTTGCAATAAATCCTTGATCGACTTCATCGTCTGTACGTACATCTAATATAACAGCATTGCTATCGTTAGCTAATTGCTCTACCCATTCTTCTTGTGTTAAATCTGCCATAGTTGTTTTAATAATTTGATTACAAATTTAGGATTTCTATAATACATAAACGAAAAAAAATCCGAAGTCTTACAATTTTCAATTCTTTTATTTTTTAAACCAAACCCAGAATCTCAAATTCGTACTCTATAATCTCTAAGGACGTTATATAATACCGTGTTCCAAAATATTACGATTAAAAACACTCATTAACTGATACATTTTAACAAAATATTTACTAAAATAGAATATGTACTTCAATATTTTCTAATACATTTGTATATACAATTATTGTACATGAAAGAGTTAGAAGATATATTACAGACAAACACTCCAATTCCGTTAAACAGAAAGACCGTTTTAAATATTGCTTATTCTGCAATATGGATAAAAGACCAAACTAATCCTGTATTAAAATCTTTCGACATTTCTAATGAACAATTTAATGTATTACGCATATTAAGAGGTAAAAAAGGAAGTCCTGCAAATCTTCAAGATATTCAAGACCGAATGATTAACAAGATGAGTAATACCACTCGGTTAGTAGACAAACTTATATTAAAAGGATATGTAGAACGAAATATTTGCGAAAAGAATAGAAGAAAAGTAGAAATATTTATTACAAAAGAAGGCCTTAAACTTTTAAAAGCTATAGATCCTAATATAGATAAAGCTGAAAATGAAATTTCGGCTAATCTTTCTAAAGACGAATTAGAAACTTTAAACTTTTTATTGACAAAATTAAGATCTTAATTTTTTTATAAATTTTTAATTGTATATACAATTAAAGTACACACAAGTGAAATCTGAAAACCGAATGTTTTCAATTATATAAATAGTAATCAAAATCAAATAAATCAAAAATGAAAAACACAGTAAAAATCACAATGCTATTAGTTTTAGCTATTACAGTTGCATCGTTCTCAACTTTAAAAACTAAGAACGTTAACATAAAAGAAAGTCAGATTACTTGGACTGGACATAAAGTTACAGGACAACATGATGGTACCCTTACACTTAAAGATGGAGCTCTAGAATTTAACAACAAGCAATTAATTGGAGGTGAATTTACAATGGATATGACATCTATTAACACCACCGACCTTGAAGGTAAGTCTAAAGCAAAACTAGATGGTCACTTAAAAAGCGATGATTTCTTTGGAACAGAAAAATATCCAACAGCTACATTAAAATTTACCGAAGTTAAAGGCCAAGGTACAGATTATACCGTAACAGGAGACTTAACCGTAAAGGGCATTACAAAGCCAATAACATTTAACATGACTGTTGCAGAAGGTTCAGCAAAAGCAGCTTTTAAAATAGATAGAACAAAATACGGTATTAAATACGGGTCGGCTAGCTTCTTCGACGACTTACA contains:
- a CDS encoding rhodanese-like domain-containing protein, with protein sequence MKKLSLIYCFIVVLFTACNNRDHGVIEAVTPEEMQTLISADDVQLVDLRSQEERLTRGYIANSQHIDYNSDTFEEDILKLDKSKPVALYCHSGRRSAKCAEKLKAAGFVKVFDLQGGISEWKHGGLDLE
- the cysS gene encoding cysteine--tRNA ligase, producing MPQLYKQQSIKIYNSLSGQKEAFTPITEGNVGMYVCGPTVYSNVHLGNVRTFMSFDTIFRYLKHLGYKVRYVRNITDAGHLENDADEGEDRIAKKARLEQIEPMEVVQRYTVDFHNILHKFNFLPPSIEPTATGHIIEQIELIKTIIDNGFGYEINGSVYFDVLKFNETNNYGKLSKRNVEDLIHNTRALDGQTDKKNPQDFALWKKAEPQHIMRWPSPWSDGFPGWHLECTAMSTKYLGEHFDIHGGGMDLKFPHHECEIAQAEACNHQTPVNYWMHANMLIMNGKKMAKSTGNYILPEEIFTGENKNISQPFSASVARFFMLQAHYRSILDFTNNGLLASEKGFNRLMDAISDLDTLKTSGTSSINIADWKQKCYDAMNDDFNSPILIANLFEAVKFINQLKDGKATLTEADLQELKDTMSTFTFDILGLVHGSQTEPGEDKLTGAVDLLIKLRQEARANKDFALSDKIRDELAAVGIQLNDGKDGTTFSTN
- a CDS encoding DUF192 domain-containing protein; translation: MKLNKFIVPALLMGLATLHFSCKDEKKVNIAPTEISFKKEGELTLYKAKTDSVIKRLNIEIADTEYDRETGLMYRSSMKTNNAMLFVFPNEEQRSFYMKNTQIALDIIYIGENQNIVSIAKYAKPMDDASILSYKPAMYVLEVNAGLADAWQLKAGDSIAFTK
- a CDS encoding YceI family protein; protein product: MKNTVKITMLLVLAITVASFSTLKTKNVNIKESQITWTGHKVTGQHDGTLTLKDGALEFNNKQLIGGEFTMDMTSINTTDLEGKSKAKLDGHLKSDDFFGTEKYPTATLKFTEVKGQGTDYTVTGDLTVKGITKPITFNMTVAEGSAKAAFKIDRTKYGIKYGSASFFDDLQDKAIYNEFDLNVALKF
- the lgt gene encoding prolipoprotein diacylglyceryl transferase, whose product is MHFLKFNWNPTSGIEIIGNFQLHFYSLMWVTAFLLGFQVMKRIYVKEKVSLEYLDPLFIYTVLATMFGARLGHVIFYQPELFKDDFLSIFLPIRTNPTFEFTGFQGLASHGAAIGIIIGMYLYRKKYNYKSIMWILDRIVIPVSLGAIFIRIGNFINSEIIGKVTNSNLGVRFIQDEYSKREAVQLTGIKDPKGAYNAIAHNPEFKNLLDAVPYRHAAQLYEAGCYVFVFLILWVIYTKTNKKDNPGFLFGLFLVLLWTVRFFVEFVKEAQVDERATWALNTGQWLSIPFILVGFYFMFVYKGNSKTV
- a CDS encoding MarR family winged helix-turn-helix transcriptional regulator, producing the protein MKELEDILQTNTPIPLNRKTVLNIAYSAIWIKDQTNPVLKSFDISNEQFNVLRILRGKKGSPANLQDIQDRMINKMSNTTRLVDKLILKGYVERNICEKNRRKVEIFITKEGLKLLKAIDPNIDKAENEISANLSKDELETLNFLLTKLRS
- a CDS encoding rhodanese-like domain-containing protein — protein: MADLTQEEWVEQLANDSNAVILDVRTDDEVDQGFIANAKHIDFYLGQEFVNQLDELDKTKNYYVYCRSGARSGKACEIMDQLGIENSYNLLGGFNEWAGEVEER
- the yidD gene encoding membrane protein insertion efficiency factor YidD gives rise to the protein MKRLLIAPFLFLIKIYQTLISPLTPASCRYHPTCSQYTKEALTKHGLFKGGWLSIKRIFSCHPWGGSGYDPVP